In Synechococcus sp. PCC 6312, one genomic interval encodes:
- the cdaA gene encoding diadenylate cyclase CdaA — MAPRLVFLSLIGFTWPAVSPRAWSLALTLVDIGLVLGLTYIVLLVIAERRTLWMVRGFIFLIFAASISRGLGLQFLAFVLNNLVVGSAVAMAVILQSEIRRFLEQLGQGKVFQILKRQPAPTQRGQTTLDAIVEAVKALSQSRTGALILLETDTMLDAQDFTATGVRLNASLTSELVQTIFQPATPLHDGAILIRGSEIVAAKLILPLSQRTGPWQLGTRHRAAVGITERVANCLCIVVSEETGSISLAQRGELNRPLTSSKLKELLAQQFNQAGDSNSHQPQRAAKRRRWQMVWPIR; from the coding sequence ATGGCCCCCCGCCTTGTCTTCCTCTCCCTGATTGGCTTTACTTGGCCGGCTGTCTCGCCGCGGGCCTGGTCGTTAGCCTTGACGTTAGTGGACATTGGCCTGGTCTTGGGGTTAACTTACATCGTTTTGTTAGTGATTGCCGAACGACGAACCCTTTGGATGGTGCGGGGCTTTATTTTTCTCATTTTTGCCGCGTCCATTAGTCGGGGCCTGGGTTTACAGTTTTTAGCCTTTGTCTTGAATAACTTGGTGGTTGGCTCGGCTGTAGCCATGGCGGTCATTCTCCAGTCCGAAATTCGCCGCTTCCTAGAGCAACTTGGGCAAGGTAAAGTGTTCCAGATTTTGAAACGTCAACCGGCCCCAACTCAGCGCGGCCAGACCACCCTAGATGCGATTGTGGAAGCTGTCAAAGCCTTATCCCAGAGCCGGACAGGGGCTTTAATTCTCCTCGAAACCGACACCATGCTCGATGCCCAAGATTTTACCGCCACAGGAGTCAGACTCAACGCCAGTCTCACTTCCGAATTGGTACAGACTATTTTTCAGCCAGCCACTCCCCTCCATGATGGAGCAATTCTGATTCGGGGATCGGAAATTGTTGCAGCCAAGTTAATTCTCCCCCTTTCCCAGCGGACTGGCCCTTGGCAATTGGGAACACGCCACCGGGCAGCAGTGGGCATTACCGAGCGAGTTGCTAACTGTCTATGTATTGTTGTCTCGGAAGAAACCGGCTCGATTTCCCTAGCCCAACGGGGTGAACTCAACCGTCCCCTGACTAGCAGTAAACTAAAGGAGCTATTAGCCCAACAATTTAACCAGGCCGGGGACAGCAATAGCCATCAACCTCAACGTGCAGCTAAGCGGCGGCGGTGGCAAATGGTATGGCCCATCCGTTGA
- a CDS encoding response regulator, which produces MAVQPTSLLQQLLDSGSSGCLAVQSQGVTWSFYFQAGHLFFATHSIDPFDRLERHLRRLSNTIPALNRDVRTQARTQFEALGGPTASYEAICWLNAEGFLEPSQAGTLLQNLALEVLESFLLITVGNHELINVPSLLILASLPLSELITQAQTTLNHWRAFQDKVTSPFQRPYLFTQTRGHQRLTLEQQQRLGSLLRGYSIRHLAVLTNQNELKLVKSLYPFIQDGTIFLREPQVPFDLLPRLDHQSQAIVPIVPPEDISEGSDRSLISLDTPHKQFKIVCIDDSPTMLQELSRFLSDQTFTVTTLNDSVKALMEVMRIQPDLILLDVGMPNIDGYKFCRVIRNHAQLKTTPIIMVTGNTGLIDRAKAKLVGATDYMTKPFTQSELLKMVFQYLS; this is translated from the coding sequence ATGGCAGTTCAGCCAACGAGCTTACTCCAGCAATTACTAGATTCGGGGAGTTCGGGTTGTTTAGCTGTTCAAAGCCAGGGGGTGACATGGTCATTTTATTTCCAGGCCGGGCATTTGTTTTTTGCCACCCATAGCATTGATCCTTTTGATCGCTTGGAACGTCACTTACGCCGTCTCAGTAACACCATCCCCGCCTTGAATCGAGACGTCCGTACCCAGGCCCGCACCCAGTTTGAAGCCTTAGGGGGACCAACAGCCAGCTACGAAGCGATTTGTTGGTTAAATGCCGAGGGATTCTTAGAGCCATCTCAAGCTGGGACATTGTTGCAAAATCTAGCTCTAGAAGTTTTAGAGTCCTTTTTGCTGATTACGGTGGGAAACCATGAACTGATTAACGTCCCATCCTTGCTGATCTTGGCCAGCTTACCCCTGAGTGAGTTAATAACCCAGGCCCAAACAACCCTCAATCACTGGCGGGCCTTTCAGGATAAAGTCACCTCTCCCTTTCAACGACCCTATTTATTCACCCAAACTCGTGGTCATCAACGCTTAACCCTAGAGCAACAACAACGACTGGGGAGCTTACTCCGGGGTTACAGTATTCGGCATTTGGCGGTGCTCACTAACCAAAATGAATTAAAACTCGTTAAAAGTCTCTATCCATTTATTCAGGATGGGACAATTTTCCTGCGGGAACCCCAAGTCCCCTTTGACTTATTACCACGTCTTGATCACCAGTCCCAGGCCATAGTGCCGATTGTTCCCCCAGAGGATATCAGCGAAGGTAGTGATCGCAGCTTGATTAGTTTAGACACCCCCCATAAGCAATTCAAAATTGTCTGTATTGATGACAGCCCAACGATGCTCCAAGAATTAAGTCGCTTTTTGTCCGATCAAACATTTACTGTGACTACGTTGAATGATTCGGTTAAAGCGTTGATGGAGGTGATGCGGATTCAACCGGATTTAATTTTGCTTGATGTCGGGATGCCCAATATTGATGGTTACAAGTTCTGTAGGGTAATTCGCAACCATGCCCAATTGAAAACCACGCCGATCATTATGGTCACGGGTAATACGGGGTTAATTGATCGGGCCAAGGCCAAATTAGTCGGAGCGACAGATTATATGACTAAACCATTTACCCAATCGGAACTCTTAAAAATGGTCTTTCAATATCTCAGTTGA
- a CDS encoding GNAT family N-acetyltransferase, producing the protein MPILTLAPLTLAQVSAATALDRQSLGGVWNQSQYILEINNPISTVLGCYTPDAQTPLSETPLWGLGCSWGIGAETHITLLAVSPGKQGQGLGTLLLWALLKLGLQQGRAWATLEVEADNQAALRLYQKLGFQEAGRRPKYYPSGADALILWSNVSKLDLSLSPTQGKLEKYQWQLELDPILEAINSKGTG; encoded by the coding sequence TTGCCGATCCTGACCCTAGCTCCCCTCACCTTGGCGCAAGTCTCTGCGGCCACTGCTCTCGATCGACAAAGTTTAGGCGGAGTCTGGAACCAATCTCAATACATTTTGGAAATTAATAATCCGATCAGCACCGTTTTGGGATGCTACACACCTGATGCTCAAACGCCATTGAGCGAAACTCCCCTCTGGGGCCTAGGCTGTAGCTGGGGAATTGGGGCAGAAACCCACATTACTCTTTTGGCCGTTTCCCCCGGAAAACAAGGTCAGGGACTTGGGACATTACTTCTCTGGGCTTTGCTGAAACTTGGACTACAGCAGGGGCGGGCCTGGGCTACCTTAGAAGTCGAAGCCGACAATCAAGCAGCCTTGAGACTTTATCAAAAACTTGGATTTCAAGAAGCTGGTCGTCGGCCCAAATATTATCCTTCTGGAGCCGATGCCTTGATCCTGTGGAGCAACGTATCAAAACTAGATTTAAGTCTTTCTCCAACTCAAGGCAAACTTGAAAAATATCAATGGCAACTAGAGCTTGATCCCATTTTAGAAGCCATTAACTCAAAGGGAACCGGATAA
- the radC gene encoding DNA repair protein RadC, with product MTYHLRIADLPSSDRPREKLIVQGSRALTAAELIAILLGTGQGPGKLSAVGLGQYILQKLSQNQPDPLLPLRDITPEELMQIPGVGPAKATTILAALELGKRVFQARPGEQTIISEPSQAAAVLSQEMMWETTERFGVLLLDVRHRLLGHQIISIGSATETIAHPKEIFREVIRRGANRMVIAHNHPSGNLDPSQADLSLTRQLLAGGQLLGIPILDHLILGQGEFCSLRQTTTLWQELPQGD from the coding sequence ATGACCTATCATTTGCGAATTGCTGACTTACCATCCAGTGATCGGCCGCGCGAAAAGCTGATAGTTCAGGGTTCTCGCGCTCTGACAGCCGCAGAGTTGATTGCGATTCTCTTGGGCACAGGGCAGGGGCCGGGCAAACTATCGGCAGTGGGATTGGGGCAATATATACTTCAAAAACTCAGCCAGAACCAGCCGGATCCGTTACTGCCCCTGCGGGATATTACACCAGAGGAATTAATGCAGATTCCAGGGGTTGGGCCAGCCAAGGCAACTACAATTTTGGCGGCTCTAGAGTTGGGGAAGCGGGTATTCCAGGCCCGGCCTGGGGAACAAACCATTATTAGCGAACCGAGTCAAGCGGCTGCCGTTTTATCCCAGGAGATGATGTGGGAGACAACCGAACGATTTGGGGTGCTGTTATTGGATGTTCGGCATCGGCTGTTAGGACATCAGATTATTAGTATTGGCAGTGCTACTGAAACCATCGCCCATCCCAAGGAGATTTTTCGGGAAGTCATCCGGCGAGGCGCAAATCGGATGGTGATTGCCCATAATCATCCCTCAGGCAACCTTGATCCCAGTCAGGCGGATCTCAGTTTGACTCGCCAGTTACTCGCAGGTGGACAATTATTAGGCATTCCAATTTTGGATCATTTGATTTTGGGACAGGGAGAATTTTGCAGTCTGCGGCAAACAACTACTCTCTGGCAAGAGTTACCCCAAGGGGATTAG
- a CDS encoding PleD family two-component system response regulator → MSTVLVVEDTPSEMELINSYLKESGYSVINASDAKEALDKATQLRPDVVITDVVMPGMSGFELCRSLKKNPGTEKLPIIVCSSKNQELDRLWAMKQGADAYVTKPFNRDDIVKAVKSVT, encoded by the coding sequence ATGAGTACGGTTTTAGTGGTGGAAGATACGCCTTCAGAGATGGAGTTAATTAACAGTTATCTCAAGGAAAGTGGCTATTCTGTGATCAATGCCAGTGATGCCAAAGAAGCCCTCGATAAAGCGACCCAACTCAGGCCAGATGTGGTGATTACGGATGTGGTGATGCCGGGGATGAGTGGCTTTGAACTCTGCCGGAGTCTGAAGAAGAATCCTGGCACTGAGAAACTCCCGATTATTGTCTGTAGTTCCAAAAATCAAGAATTGGATCGGCTGTGGGCGATGAAACAGGGGGCCGATGCCTATGTGACGAAACCCTTTAATCGAGATGACATTGTTAAGGCTGTGAAATCAGTGACCTAA
- a CDS encoding iron uptake porin, with product MSRILWKLLATTPVLALGVSSGVYAAETNSSLLQLPPEELNSAPTNLTTLPVQPVVNLAQNLPAMRSAPSVSSLEADPLSGGLAPAPTSTQAQTQSAVGTRSRQSIPQVTSVSQLSDVRPTDWAYQALASLVEKYGCIAGYPDGTFRGNRALTRYEMAAALNACLDVVSDRFATKEDLAALQRLAQEFANELALVKGRVDNLEGRISNLEATQFATLTKLNATVIFNTSDILSGQVANPPGTGPGGSNLAGRNIVDNTIVSNRVRLNFDTSFTGSDLLRIRIQSGNVVNYSALSPSGSSGGILNASGLAGTNAARLAYDGTTNGFELHKLFYRFSPVKNLTVIADANAGAYEDNMFTFNPFFQSSDTGALSRFGRFNPIYRIYGSNPAGATINYKFAENKEAGTSADFTLAYLGGGTNTAGFNRSPANPNPPGGLFGDSFSALAQISVRPIKDLALGVTYVRAFGVDPSGGTGTSGYTGAANNPTGSATATGGVGNVTSDNVGFQFTYKVIPQFTLSGWAGYSSVNQSQGSNVGRNASLVNWAITAAAPDLWQKGDVAGLIFGQPPQTISTNYTVNNGVTAFNMYHLEGFYRFQMSRNISVAPGIITIFNPNNNTANAPIVLGVIRTTFQF from the coding sequence ATGTCCCGTATTTTGTGGAAGCTACTAGCCACAACTCCAGTTCTTGCTTTAGGTGTGAGCAGTGGTGTTTACGCAGCTGAAACCAACTCAAGCTTATTACAATTGCCCCCTGAGGAATTAAATTCCGCCCCTACCAACCTAACCACATTGCCAGTGCAGCCTGTAGTTAATCTGGCCCAGAATCTGCCCGCAATGCGTTCTGCCCCTTCTGTTTCATCATTGGAAGCTGATCCATTGTCTGGTGGTTTGGCCCCTGCACCCACATCAACTCAAGCCCAAACTCAATCAGCTGTTGGCACCCGCTCACGGCAGTCAATCCCCCAAGTCACCTCTGTGAGCCAGTTGTCTGATGTTCGCCCTACGGATTGGGCCTATCAAGCTTTAGCCTCCTTGGTTGAAAAATATGGCTGTATTGCAGGCTATCCCGATGGCACTTTTCGGGGCAACCGGGCTTTGACCCGTTATGAAATGGCTGCGGCTCTCAACGCCTGCTTGGATGTGGTCAGTGATCGGTTTGCTACCAAAGAAGATTTGGCAGCCCTACAACGGTTGGCCCAAGAATTTGCCAACGAACTAGCCTTGGTCAAGGGTCGGGTTGATAATCTAGAAGGTCGGATTTCTAACCTAGAAGCCACTCAATTTGCGACTTTGACGAAGTTAAACGCCACTGTCATCTTCAACACCTCTGATATCTTGAGTGGACAAGTGGCTAACCCGCCTGGAACCGGGCCAGGTGGCAGTAACTTAGCAGGACGTAACATTGTTGATAACACAATTGTTAGTAATCGTGTTCGTTTAAACTTTGATACTAGTTTTACTGGTTCTGATTTACTGCGCATTCGTATTCAGTCTGGTAATGTCGTCAACTACTCAGCCTTGAGTCCATCTGGCTCTAGTGGTGGCATTCTTAATGCCTCTGGTTTGGCGGGAACAAATGCTGCTCGGTTGGCTTATGACGGAACAACCAATGGATTTGAGCTACACAAGTTGTTCTATCGCTTCTCGCCGGTGAAGAACCTAACAGTAATCGCTGATGCGAATGCCGGGGCCTACGAAGATAATATGTTCACCTTCAACCCCTTTTTCCAATCAAGTGATACGGGTGCTTTATCTCGATTTGGGCGGTTCAACCCGATTTATCGTATTTACGGTTCTAACCCTGCTGGGGCTACAATCAACTACAAATTCGCTGAAAACAAGGAAGCTGGCACCAGTGCTGATTTCACCTTGGCTTACTTGGGTGGTGGTACGAATACAGCAGGCTTTAACCGTAGTCCCGCCAACCCTAACCCCCCTGGAGGTCTCTTTGGTGACTCCTTTAGTGCGTTAGCTCAGATTTCTGTTCGCCCAATTAAAGACCTCGCCTTAGGTGTTACCTACGTTCGAGCCTTTGGGGTTGATCCGAGTGGCGGCACAGGAACATCTGGCTATACTGGGGCGGCTAACAATCCAACTGGTTCCGCTACTGCTACGGGTGGAGTTGGTAATGTTACCTCGGATAACGTTGGTTTCCAATTCACCTACAAGGTTATTCCTCAGTTCACCCTTTCTGGTTGGGCTGGCTATTCCAGCGTGAATCAGTCTCAAGGTTCCAACGTTGGTCGGAATGCTTCCTTAGTGAACTGGGCAATTACAGCTGCTGCACCTGATTTGTGGCAGAAGGGTGACGTGGCTGGTTTGATCTTTGGGCAACCCCCCCAAACCATCAGCACTAATTACACGGTTAACAATGGTGTGACTGCCTTTAATATGTACCACTTGGAAGGCTTCTATCGTTTCCAAATGAGCCGGAACATCTCCGTTGCCCCTGGGATCATTACCATCTTTAATCCCAACAACAATACGGCTAATGCCCCTATTGTTCTCGGGGTAATCCGCACAACCTTCCAGTTCTAA
- a CDS encoding methyl-accepting chemotaxis protein gives MTTSQRPTPQPTDLPQLPNSVLNAYQNDLETGNGHGQGNQKPPRSTPSPPGQPPSPPPRSRELDKSRSPRRSLRTKFTLFSIALGVLPVLGVGIIAFGLGNRTISNQTLTTEKNSAINFADKFQIFLRDRVSDARLLSQNPALTNAQQRRNSSQLVATLDRYVTAYEAYDSAALIAADGRGTVVAQSQGRPLPDNILQNHQYFKSALETGQALVTVEPTLSLPDRPVGVFVAAPVRDSASNRIVGVLRLRIPLDRLDFFVANYAGNGRNYLLVDRQGTVFVSSLADLINQPASKAFANFAQIQATGQPTVALETLRTNRTPQVLATAPVKAGNWQVALATDQDVAFASTRQLFWIFLVGIGVTAVGVGVIAAYFAQRGTKRILETTAAVEKMGQGDLTTRVAVAGDDEITGLGVNINEMAAQIAELLDTTEAARQQQSEEAERAKQLRDITLRLATYTEEPELLQAAVTAIRQALKTDRMIVYEFDADYVGTVVAESVDPAWPAALDTRIDDPCFRQNWIEAYSQGRIQATPDILNAGLTPCHLKQLSPLKVRANLVAPIIVEQKLVALLIAHECSGPRAWQQSEIDFFGQLATQIGLVVERLNFLKQTEVARQEAEGLARQQQQRTESIQSQLINLLSEVEAASQGDLTVRADITAGEIGTVADIFNSLIESLREVVIQVKDSTAQVNQALGEDETAMRQLADDSLRQAKKINRMLGAVEDMSRSIQSVADTANQAAEVARKASETAQTSGSTMDDTVQSILSLRETVAETAKKVKRLGESSQQISKVISLINQIALQTNLLAINASIEAARAGEEGRGFAVVAEEVGELAARSAAATKEIEQIVEAIQQETNEVVMAMETGTSQVVTGTQLVEEAKKNLEEIVTVSQAIDELVQSISQTTVSQTRTATTVNTLMKDIAKVSEGMSDSSRQISESLEGTVAVAKKLQASVDTFTVTEDS, from the coding sequence ATGACCACCTCGCAACGGCCGACTCCCCAACCCACCGACCTCCCCCAGTTACCCAATTCCGTCCTCAATGCCTATCAAAATGACTTAGAAACAGGCAATGGTCATGGACAAGGTAACCAGAAACCCCCTCGCAGCACCCCATCACCACCGGGACAACCACCATCACCCCCACCACGTTCTCGCGAGCTTGACAAGAGTCGGTCTCCCCGGCGGAGTTTGCGGACAAAATTTACGTTGTTCAGTATTGCTTTGGGAGTCTTACCCGTTTTGGGGGTGGGGATTATTGCCTTTGGCCTGGGGAATCGCACCATTAGCAACCAAACACTGACAACTGAAAAAAATTCAGCGATTAACTTTGCTGACAAGTTTCAGATTTTCCTCAGAGACCGGGTTAGTGATGCTCGGCTTCTCTCCCAAAATCCAGCCCTCACCAATGCCCAACAACGCCGAAATAGTTCTCAACTGGTGGCTACGTTAGATCGTTATGTAACCGCCTATGAAGCCTATGACAGTGCGGCTTTGATTGCAGCAGACGGGCGGGGCACAGTTGTTGCTCAGTCCCAGGGAAGACCTCTGCCCGACAATATTCTCCAAAATCATCAATACTTTAAGTCGGCCCTCGAAACTGGCCAGGCCTTGGTGACGGTTGAGCCGACCCTGTCTTTGCCGGATCGGCCAGTCGGTGTTTTTGTGGCAGCTCCGGTACGGGATTCAGCCAGTAACCGAATTGTGGGTGTGCTCCGGTTGCGGATTCCCCTCGATCGCTTAGACTTCTTTGTGGCAAACTATGCTGGCAATGGCCGTAACTATCTCCTGGTAGATCGGCAAGGCACAGTCTTTGTGTCCTCTCTCGCTGATTTAATTAACCAACCGGCAAGTAAGGCCTTTGCTAACTTTGCTCAGATTCAGGCCACTGGCCAGCCAACCGTTGCCTTGGAAACCCTACGGACGAATCGCACTCCTCAGGTTTTAGCGACCGCGCCCGTGAAAGCCGGGAATTGGCAAGTCGCCCTAGCCACCGACCAAGACGTTGCCTTTGCCTCAACCCGTCAGCTTTTTTGGATCTTTCTGGTTGGGATTGGGGTGACGGCCGTGGGGGTGGGGGTGATTGCGGCCTACTTCGCTCAACGGGGCACGAAACGGATTTTAGAGACAACGGCTGCGGTCGAGAAAATGGGGCAGGGGGATCTGACGACGCGGGTGGCTGTGGCTGGAGATGATGAGATCACTGGCCTGGGGGTGAACATCAACGAAATGGCAGCCCAGATTGCCGAATTACTGGATACTACCGAGGCAGCCCGGCAACAACAAAGCGAAGAGGCCGAGCGGGCAAAACAGTTGCGAGATATTACTCTACGCCTGGCAACCTATACCGAGGAGCCGGAGCTTCTCCAAGCCGCTGTCACAGCAATCCGTCAAGCCCTGAAGACAGACCGGATGATTGTCTATGAGTTTGATGCTGATTATGTCGGGACAGTGGTGGCAGAATCCGTAGATCCAGCCTGGCCCGCTGCCTTAGACACCAGGATTGATGACCCCTGTTTTCGTCAAAATTGGATTGAGGCCTACAGCCAGGGTCGAATTCAGGCTACGCCTGATATTTTGAATGCTGGCTTAACCCCCTGTCATCTCAAACAACTGAGTCCGCTCAAGGTACGGGCAAATTTGGTCGCCCCGATCATCGTTGAGCAAAAGCTGGTTGCGCTGTTGATTGCCCATGAATGTTCTGGGCCGCGGGCCTGGCAGCAGTCGGAAATTGACTTTTTTGGGCAGCTTGCCACTCAGATTGGCCTGGTTGTAGAACGCTTGAACTTCCTGAAACAAACCGAAGTCGCCCGACAAGAGGCAGAGGGTTTAGCCCGGCAGCAGCAACAGCGCACAGAAAGCATTCAATCCCAGCTTATTAACCTCCTGAGTGAAGTAGAAGCTGCCTCCCAAGGAGATCTGACGGTGCGAGCAGACATTACGGCGGGGGAGATTGGCACGGTTGCTGACATTTTTAACTCCCTGATTGAAAGCCTCCGGGAAGTGGTTATCCAGGTAAAAGACTCCACCGCCCAAGTCAACCAGGCCCTCGGTGAAGATGAAACGGCGATGCGGCAATTGGCCGATGACTCTTTGCGCCAGGCCAAGAAAATCAACCGGATGTTGGGTGCGGTTGAAGACATGTCTCGCTCAATCCAATCTGTGGCTGACACCGCCAACCAGGCCGCCGAAGTTGCCCGTAAAGCCTCGGAAACTGCCCAGACCAGTGGCTCAACCATGGACGACACCGTGCAAAGCATCTTGAGTCTCCGGGAAACGGTGGCAGAAACGGCCAAAAAGGTCAAACGTCTGGGGGAATCCTCCCAACAGATTTCTAAAGTGATTTCGTTGATTAACCAAATTGCGCTCCAAACCAACTTACTCGCCATTAATGCCAGTATTGAAGCGGCTCGAGCGGGGGAAGAAGGGCGAGGCTTTGCGGTGGTTGCTGAAGAAGTGGGGGAATTGGCGGCCCGGTCAGCGGCGGCAACCAAAGAGATTGAACAAATTGTTGAGGCCATTCAGCAGGAAACGAATGAAGTGGTCATGGCCATGGAAACGGGAACAAGTCAGGTGGTCACAGGCACACAACTCGTGGAAGAAGCCAAGAAAAACCTGGAAGAAATTGTCACCGTTTCCCAAGCCATTGATGAACTGGTGCAATCTATTTCCCAAACCACCGTCAGCCAAACCCGGACTGCCACGACTGTGAACACCCTGATGAAAGATATTGCCAAAGTTTCTGAGGGGATGTCCGATAGCTCCCGCCAAATTTCCGAATCCCTGGAAGGAACAGTGGCCGTGGCCAAAAAACTCCAGGCTTCGGTGGATACCTTTACGGTGACAGAGGACAGCTAA
- the lysA gene encoding diaminopimelate decarboxylase: MTPATLATQSLSAFPDLSQAPTNQQLLPLTAETNAQGHLEVGGCDLVELVAQFGSPLYVLDEETFRRACRDYVQGLHDHYPGESLVLYASKAWNCLATCALASRAGLGIDVASGGELYTALMAGANPETIYFHGNNKSLQELAQALEMGCTVVADNWLELTRLAELAAHQSPDQPKPRVMLRLTPGIECHTHDYIRTGQLDSKFGFDPQALPDLFTFALEHPQIDWVGVHAHIGSQIFELQPHQDLANTLAAWFSKAARLGLNFQEFNVGGGLGMRYVEADNPPSIRQWTKWVANSVIQACRSENIPLPKLICEPGRSIAGPSTVTAYTIGTRKDIPGIRTYIAVDGGMSDNPRPITYQAQYTAVLGNRILETPDTTVTVAGKHCESGDILLKDIQLPNPQPGDTLVVFGTGAYNYSMASNYNRLTRPAAVLVKEGNATVILKRETYADLLRQDVLPSGLA, translated from the coding sequence ATGACCCCTGCCACCCTTGCTACACAATCTTTGTCTGCTTTCCCCGATCTGTCCCAGGCCCCGACTAATCAACAATTGCTCCCCTTAACGGCTGAAACCAACGCCCAAGGACATTTAGAAGTGGGTGGCTGTGATCTGGTGGAGTTAGTAGCCCAGTTTGGTTCCCCCCTTTATGTCCTGGACGAGGAGACCTTTCGCCGGGCCTGTCGCGATTATGTTCAAGGTTTGCACGATCATTATCCAGGGGAGAGTTTAGTGCTGTATGCTTCCAAGGCCTGGAATTGTTTAGCCACCTGTGCCTTGGCTAGCCGGGCCGGATTGGGGATTGATGTCGCCTCTGGGGGAGAACTCTACACAGCCTTGATGGCCGGGGCTAATCCAGAAACTATTTATTTTCATGGCAATAACAAATCGCTCCAAGAACTAGCCCAGGCCCTCGAGATGGGGTGTACGGTCGTTGCCGATAACTGGCTGGAACTGACTCGGCTGGCAGAACTAGCGGCGCATCAATCCCCTGATCAACCCAAGCCCCGTGTCATGTTGCGGCTCACCCCAGGGATTGAATGCCATACCCATGACTATATTCGCACTGGCCAATTGGATAGCAAATTTGGTTTCGATCCCCAGGCCCTTCCCGACCTCTTTACCTTTGCCTTGGAACACCCTCAAATTGATTGGGTTGGGGTTCACGCCCATATTGGCTCCCAGATCTTTGAGTTACAACCTCACCAAGATCTAGCAAATACCTTAGCCGCCTGGTTTTCAAAAGCGGCCCGTCTTGGCTTGAATTTTCAAGAGTTCAATGTCGGTGGGGGCCTAGGAATGCGCTATGTCGAGGCCGATAATCCTCCCAGTATTCGACAGTGGACAAAATGGGTCGCCAACAGTGTCATCCAGGCCTGTAGATCCGAAAATATTCCCTTACCCAAGTTAATTTGCGAACCCGGCCGTTCGATTGCCGGCCCCAGTACTGTCACCGCCTACACCATTGGCACTCGCAAAGATATTCCGGGCATTCGGACGTATATCGCAGTAGATGGGGGAATGTCCGACAACCCACGCCCAATCACCTACCAGGCCCAGTACACCGCCGTGTTAGGGAATCGAATCCTGGAAACTCCGGATACAACGGTGACTGTAGCTGGAAAACATTGCGAATCAGGCGATATTCTCTTAAAAGATATTCAACTCCCCAACCCTCAACCTGGCGATACCCTTGTGGTTTTTGGCACAGGCGCGTACAACTACAGCATGGCTTCTAACTACAATCGTCTCACCCGTCCCGCCGCTGTGCTGGTCAAAGAGGGGAATGCCACCGTGATCCTGAAACGGGAAACCTATGCTGATTTGTTGCGTCAAGATGTGTTGCCCTCCGGCCTGGCTTAA
- a CDS encoding chemotaxis protein CheW produces the protein MQTGGDTTASVNWSGGLEQLPGLGEKRSQRRLGDPYLRLQLTPDTTAVLATDDTQEVLVVPGFKLTVMPDMPNVVLGLLNHRNRVIWVIDLPLLLGLPALSLEVPQLTVAIIRPQGEKPLGLAVPQIRGLVRLEAEAIQSPVGTVAAGFIPYLCGCCLHHQEILLVLAASAIAQSLPDASI, from the coding sequence ATGCAAACTGGGGGAGATACAACGGCATCTGTGAACTGGAGCGGGGGATTAGAGCAATTACCAGGCCTGGGGGAAAAACGCTCCCAACGCCGCCTGGGAGACCCCTACTTGCGCCTGCAATTGACCCCAGATACCACGGCTGTTTTAGCGACTGATGATACCCAAGAAGTGTTAGTCGTGCCGGGTTTTAAGCTCACCGTGATGCCAGATATGCCGAATGTTGTCTTGGGTCTGTTAAACCATCGTAACCGGGTGATTTGGGTGATTGATTTACCCTTGCTTTTGGGCTTACCGGCCTTGAGTTTAGAGGTTCCCCAATTAACGGTCGCAATTATCCGCCCCCAGGGGGAGAAACCCTTAGGTTTAGCTGTGCCACAAATTCGGGGTCTGGTGCGTTTGGAAGCTGAGGCGATTCAATCTCCGGTGGGAACGGTGGCCGCAGGCTTCATTCCCTATCTATGTGGCTGTTGTCTGCACCATCAGGAGATTCTCTTGGTGTTGGCCGCCTCTGCCATTGCCCAATCCCTGCCGGATGCCTCAATTTAA
- a CDS encoding 2Fe-2S iron-sulfur cluster-binding protein has translation MKRDHSRVYSVTLVNEARGLRKTIKVPADEYILDAAEIQGVDLPYSCRAGACVTCAARIVSGTLDQSDHTFLKAQELKAGFALLCAAYPTSDSVITTHQEDAILNLGY, from the coding sequence ATGAAACGAGATCACAGTCGGGTTTATAGCGTCACCCTAGTGAATGAAGCCCGGGGCTTGCGGAAAACAATTAAAGTGCCAGCCGATGAATATATCTTGGATGCGGCTGAAATACAGGGGGTTGACTTGCCCTATTCATGTCGGGCTGGGGCCTGTGTCACTTGTGCGGCTCGAATTGTCAGCGGAACGTTGGATCAGTCTGATCACACCTTTCTGAAAGCCCAGGAGTTAAAAGCTGGTTTTGCGTTGCTCTGCGCGGCTTATCCAACCTCCGATAGCGTGATTACAACTCATCAAGAAGATGCCATTTTAAATTTGGGTTATTAA